From the genome of Drosophila gunungcola strain Sukarami chromosome 3L unlocalized genomic scaffold, Dgunungcola_SK_2 000005F, whole genome shotgun sequence:
TTGTGGTGCGAAAGGAAAAACAGCCAGAGGAAAATCTTAACCTACGCAGGGCCATTATATAACATAGCACATCATACACCGCCCACGCAGCATTTTGCAGCCACGAAATCGATAGactacataaaaaaaaaaaaaaaaccgacaTTATGACGAGCTTCTAATTGGATTGCACGCGAGGGATTAACCACTGGGCTTTTGGATCGCAGACAGCGAATTACAGGGTAGTAGTAGCCAGAAGCCAGAAGCCATAAGCCATAAGCGATGGGCAAAAAGAAGGTGGCCACCGAGGACTTGGTTGTCCCGCCGCAGGACACTCGGATATGCGGCACCATATGCATTTGCCAGATGACATTGGTGCTGAGTTCGGTGGCCCTCGTCTATCTCACCGTGGCCATATACATGCCATCCACGAGGGCCTTCAAGAGTGGCATCGATCCCACGCCGGTGATGTGCACCACCACCAGGGCGGTCAACAAGGACAACTGCGAGTGGGGCAGCTGTGGCGAGTGGTGCCTGAGTAAAACCTCTGGCGCCTGCATCCAGATCTACGTCAATCTTCGCAGCAATGGCAGCAATTTGATATTCCAGAACTGCACCAATTCGGCCAATAAAACGTGCTATGGCATCGATCAGGATCGGGCGGACAAGGCTCGTTGCATCAACGATGAGTGCAAGAATCTCACCGGCACCTTCAACTGCACCGCCGGCCAGTGTCTGAACATCACGGATGCCTTTGAGTGCGTCTTCCACAACAGCGATGCACCGGTCAAGTGTTCCGGACGACGGGGCAAGATCAACTGCATGGACATTAGTGGTCTGTACTCGTGCAGCAGGGGAACGTGCCGCAAAATCAGGACTCCCTACAACTGCGACCGGCGGTGTGTGGACATACCCACCCGGAACAAGAATGTGGTGGTGCTCAGTGGGGACAAGGTCTATCTATCGCAGTGCCAGAATGCCATTAATGCCGAGACACTGGAGGAGGTGTGGAACGAATCGAATGATAATGTGGCCATGACCTCGTGCTATTTCATACGGCACACCTCGGATCAGGTGGATGCGGTGGACTGCATCAATGGTTCCACCCTGGAGCACAACATGCTCAGCGATCTGACCAACTTCACATATCTCAGCCACCTGCACGTTTCGGTGGCCACGCCAGTGCCGCAGATAGCACCACCCGATGTCGATCTGACCATCTCGAATGAGTCCAAGCTGATGATCAACCTGGAGGGTTGTGTGAACACACTGATGGACGAGTGCAAGGAGTTTCTGAAGGACTTTGGACGAGATGGCAGTGACCACAATGCCAGGGCACGATTTCCCTGCTTCTATTCGCCCGGGAAAAAGGATGTGGTGGTGGCACGCTTCGACCTGGAGGTCACCTATCGCCAGTTTGTGTTCGCCTCGGTGGTGCCATCGGTCCTGTTCGTGGTCTCCTGTTCCATCCTGATCATGTGCCAGACCACCGTCTATGTGGGCGATGATGCCAA
Proteins encoded in this window:
- the LOC128259196 gene encoding uncharacterized protein LOC128259196, which produces MGKKKVATEDLVVPPQDTRICGTICICQMTLVLSSVALVYLTVAIYMPSTRAFKSGIDPTPVMCTTTRAVNKDNCEWGSCGEWCLSKTSGACIQIYVNLRSNGSNLIFQNCTNSANKTCYGIDQDRADKARCINDECKNLTGTFNCTAGQCLNITDAFECVFHNSDAPVKCSGRRGKINCMDISGLYSCSRGTCRKIRTPYNCDRRCVDIPTRNKNVVVLSGDKVYLSQCQNAINAETLEEVWNESNDNVAMTSCYFIRHTSDQVDAVDCINGSTLEHNMLSDLTNFTYLSHLHVSVATPVPQIAPPDVDLTISNESKLMINLEGCVNTLMDECKEFLKDFGRDGSDHNARARFPCFYSPGKKDVVVARFDLEVTYRQFVFASVVPSVLFVVSCSILIMCQTTVYVGDDAKMRFKGCVDTETVLNKSNVGAPTNGDMGGGGGDEVMAL